DNA from Deltaproteobacteria bacterium:
CATATATTCAAACATAAGGAAATTATTGGATATTTGGAGGAAAACGAGAGGCTGCTTCGGCCGGCTAATTATCCAGAACCGGCTCCTGGCCGCGGCACGACCGTGGTTAAGAGCCCCGGTGGAGTCAAGATTGGAGTGACCAACCTGTTGGGCCGGATCTTTATGCAGCCTGTGGATTGCCCCTTTCGGACCGCTGACCGTGAATTAGCTTTATTGGAGAGGCGCGGGGCTCAGGTAACCTTATTCGACATTCACGCTGAAGCAACCTCGGAAAAGCAAGCTCTGGCCAGGTACCTGGACGGCAGAATCAGCGCCTTGATCGGCACGCATACGCATGTTCAAACGGCCGACGAGACGATCCTGCCCAAAGGGACGGCTTATGTGACCGATGTGGGCATGACCGGGCCTCACGATTCGGTCATTGGAATGAAAAAGGAGCCGATAATCGAGCGGTTTCTGACCGGCCGACCGGTTCGCTTCGAGGCCGCCAATAAGGACCTCCGTCTGGAGGGGGTGGTTGTTTCATTAATGCCGGACTCGGGTCGTGCCGAAGATATTGTAAGGATTCAGGAGAGGTTTGAGAAGGAAAAGCATGTTTAGGTCAAGCATAATCGCATTTTTAGGAATATTATTAAAAAGCACTTGACAAGAAATTAAAAAACCGTATGGTTAGATACCCGTCGATTGATAAAACGACGGTTTTTAACGTTAGCTCCCAACGGAGCTAAAAAAGCTTGACAAACAAGCATTGATGCCTCAAAATTATAAAGTGATCGTGATCTTTGAAAACTAAATAGCGGATGAAGGACTTTGGGTTTTTACAGGATTTTTATTTGTTTTTACGGAGAGTTTGATCCTGGCTCAGAATGAACGCTGGCGGCGTGCCTCAGACATGCAAGTCGTACGAGAAATCATGTCTTCGGGCATGAGAGTAAAGTGGCGCACGGGTGAGTAACGCGTGGGTAATCTGCCCTAAAGTCCGGGATAACATTTCGAAAGGGATGCTAATACCGGATAAGACCACGGAAACTTCGGTTTCAGCGGTAAAAGGTGGCCTCTGCATGCAAGCTACCGCTTGAGGATGGGCCCGCGTACTATTAGCTAGTTGGTGGGGTAATGGCCCACCAAGGCCACGATTGTTAGCTGGTCTGAGAGGATGATCAGCCACACTGGAACTGGAACACGGTCCAGACTCCTACGGGAGGCAGCAGTCGGGAATTTTGCGCAATGGGGGCAACCCTGACGCAGCAACGCCGCGTGAGTGATGAAGGTCTTCGGATCGTAAAGCTCTGTCAAGCGGGAAGAAAGGTTTTAAGGCCAATACCCTTAAGATTTGACGGTACCGCTGAAGGAAGCACCGGCTAACTCCGTGCCAGCAGCCGCGGTGATACGGAGGGTGCAAGCGTTATTCGGAATTATTGGGTGTAAAGCGCGTGTA
Protein-coding regions in this window:
- a CDS encoding TIGR00282 family metallophosphoesterase, giving the protein MNILFISDVFGRPGRRVVRELLPTLVSHYQVDLVVANVENAAGGIGLTIKTAEELFRAGVDVMTSGNHIFKHKEIIGYLEENERLLRPANYPEPAPGRGTTVVKSPGGVKIGVTNLLGRIFMQPVDCPFRTADRELALLERRGAQVTLFDIHAEATSEKQALARYLDGRISALIGTHTHVQTADETILPKGTAYVTDVGMTGPHDSVIGMKKEPIIERFLTGRPVRFEAANKDLRLEGVVVSLMPDSGRAEDIVRIQERFEKEKHV